CTTTTTCCATACCTAGCGGCGTGCCGCCGAAATTGGAGGATTATCGATTTGGTCCTTATGGAGTATGGCTGCGTTTTATTTCCACGGTTCCGGGTTCGAATGCAGACCTAGCCAATTTATCTGCACCTCGTGCAATTTCTTACCAAATCATTCGCCTGCCGGTTGTATTGGGAAGCAGTGAGGTTCGCTATCAAATGTTTCGTGCAGAAGTAGCCCCCGATGTAACATTCAGGGTTGGCTATAACTTGCTTGATGCCAAATATAATACTACTGATGACGGTGGTTCACTTAGTGTTCGATTACCCGCAGGTAGCTCAGTAACCAGAGCTAATGTAATTGCGAACAATGTTGTCGATTTTGGCGTAAGGATTTATGAGGGCACCACGCTAAAATTTCCTCTTTCGTCTACTGATGCTTATCTAGCAACGACTGATACTACAAAGGGATCAAATATTGGGTTTCCAGATTCGATTGAAGTCTTTGTTCGTATATTGAGTTCGGAAGGGGCTCAGCAATTGGCCTTGTTTGAAGCTGGCACTATAACTGGCAATTGGTGGGACATTGTTTTGGCTAACTCGCGCGTCTATACCCGTCGCGTTGAGATCAAATCCAAAAGCCTCTGATCGGTGTTTTGTTGGATTGCGCCCCGTGCCCCTCTTGGTGGCCGGGGTTTTCTTTTGTCTAAGGCATATCATTTGGTGGGGCTTTTTGCTGCCTGAAAGCGGTGGTGATTTCCGGACGGCAATCATACCTCCAGTTGGGAGATCTGCAGGGAGTGAGTCGTCGCGTGGAGGTCTTTTAGCTGGCGAACTAAGAACTGGCTTCACGCAGTCGTTGGTTTTGATCCATGGTCGCGCCACAACTATCCGGTCACACTGAATGAAAATCTACTTCATGGGGATTTGCGGCACGGCGATGGGCAATGCGGCGCTTTTGGCGCGGGCGGCCGGGCATGAAGTGCTGGGGGCTGATACCGGGGTTTATCCTCCGATGAGCACCGTCCTCGCTGATGCGGGGATCACGTTACACGAGGGATATGATCCCGCTCGGCTGCAGAAACTCGCTCCTGATCTCGTTGTGATCGGTAACGCGATGTCTCGGGGTAATCCCGAGGTGGAGTGGTTGCTGGATACCCGTGCGCTGGCGTTCACTTCGCTGCCGGCGTTGCTGCACGATACCGTGCTCAAGACGCGTAAGAATATCGTCGTGTGCGGCACGCACGGTAAAACCACGACGACTTCGCTCACGGCTTTTTTGCTGCGGGAGAACGGTCGCGATCCGGGGTTCCTGATCGGGGGCGTGCCGCTGGATCCGCCGGTAGGCAATCACCTCGGCACGGCCGCTGATCCGTTTGTGATCGAGGGCGACGAGTATGACAGCGCGTTTTTCGACAAGCGTTCGAAGTTCATCCACTACGCGCCTCACGTTGCAGTGTTGAACAACCTCGAGTTCGACCATGCGGATATTTTTCGTGATCTCGCGGATGTGCAACGGACGTTTTCGCACCTGACGCGGATCGTCCCGCGCAACGGTTTCGTGGTGATGAATGGCGACGATGAAAACCTGAAGGCGCTCGGGCCGTTGCCGTGGACGCGGGTGGTGCGCGTGGGCACGGACGCAGGCAACGATGTGCGCATCACCGGATTCTCGGAGACGCCGGCGGGCGTGAGCTTCACCTTGTCCTGGAGCGGCCAGCCGTGGGAAACGGTGACTTGGACGACGCCCGGCCTTTACAACGCGCGCAATGCGGCGATGGCGGCGGTGGCAGCGGCGCTTTGCACAGAAGACGGACTACAGAGGACGGAGGACGGACGGGTGAGGATCGGAGCTGGTGGTCGACCTTTGTTGAGTTTGGCTCCGCTGGCGCGGTTTCGTGGCGTGAAGCGTCGGCAGGAGGTGCTGGTTTCCACGCCTGCGCTCACGGTCATCGAGGATTTCGGGCATCACCCGACGGCGTTGGCTGAGACGTTGAAATCGTTTCGCAACCGGTTCCCGGAGGCGGTGATCACCGCGGTGTTCGAACCCCGTAGCAACACAGCGCGCACCAACACGCTTCAGGCCGGTTTCATGACGGCACTGGCGCTGGCGGATGATGTTTATCTCGGTGCAGTCAATCGGGCGGACAAGCTCAAGGCGGATGAGCGTTTCGATACGGAAGCGGTGATCGCCCACGTGACTGCTCATGGACGCAGGGGCACAAGCGGCGCGAGCAATGCAGAGGTCTTGGAGAAATTGGTGGCGGCAACGTTGCCTGCGATGGAATCAAAACCTCGGCTCGTGGTGTTTTTCAGCAACGGTAGCTTTGACGGGATTATTGCTAAATACGCGACGGCGGCTCGCGTGTGATTTAGCTAGCGTAAGCCGATGAGGGCTTTTCGAGCTTGGAAGCTCTCATCATCAAGGACTGGCGCACTCCCTTGCGCGGAAAAATCGGCGGGGACTTCGATCCATGATTTGCAGCCGCCCATGTCGGCGGTGAGCGAAAGGATCAGCGGAGTAGCGAGACGATGGACGCGCACAACAAAAGCGTGGACTCCCGGCGGCTGCGACCAGTCGAATTTTTCGCGGACGGCGGCTTCGTTCCAGAGATGATGGGAATCGAGAGCGGCGACATCCGGCCAATCGGTGAGAAAGGTGTGGTGAACGATGTCGGCGAAATAGGAAAGCACGACGGTGTCGCTGCTGGTCGCAGGGCCAAAAAAACGCGCGGCGTGGGGTTTGGTTTTATCGGCCTGCGCGTGAAATTGAGTGGGGAAGAGCCAAAAGCGTCCGGCGCGGGCGGCATCGAAACCACCGCGACCTTCGGAAATGCCGCCTTTACGGAGAACCAGGATTTGTTCGCCGTGGCCCAAGGCTTCGACGATCGCGTGCCATTCTTTGAAAGCGGGAAACATGGAAGAAATTGGAGTTTTAACGCAGAGGCGCGGAGACGCAAAGATTGCAAAGAGGGAAATGCGCTTGGGCTTGAGATTTTCTTGGCGGCCTTTGCGTCATGGCGTCTTTGCGTTGAATTTAGGAAATAAAAAAACCGCAGCGGTGAGGCGGCGGTTTTTAAACGTCTAAAAGCGGTAAGCGGGCTTACTTCTTGGACTTGGAAGCGGGCTTTTTGGAAGCAGCGGCGGCAGCGGCGTTCTTGCGTTTGTGGTAAGCGATGCGGCGCTTCTTCTTGATGACTTTGTTAGATTGTTGGCCCATAGGTTTTTTAAAGGTGAGTGGGTGACGTTGCGGGATAGAGGCGGGGGGAGTCAAGCGTCGGGGTGGCCTTCGTCGGATGGAGTGGATTCCGAGGATTCGTCGGCGACGAGTTGCGTGATCGCGGTGACGCGACGGCCTTCGTGGGCGAGGGCGTAGAGAGGCACGGGCGGGTTGCGGTCGAGGCGTTTGACCAAGGCGGAATCGGTGCGCTTGGACAATTCCAGCAGGTGCAGACCTGCGTTGTCGCAGGCGAGGAAGCGCGCGTAAGGTTTAAAAACCTCGACCCGGCCGAGGAGCCGGGCCGGTTGCGTGGAGGGCGGGGTGGTGAACACCGGGAGTTCGGAGCGATCCAGCACGAGGCAGCTGTAGGCCTGGCTGCGCAGATCGAGGCCGGCGCGATGGGAGAAGCGGACCCAGTTGGAATCGTTTTGAATGCCGGCGGGGGCGTGGGCGAAGAAGTGGCACCAGTCGCGTTCGTTGGCGGCTTGGAAGAGCGGGCAATCTTCGCGGTGAGTGCACGGGGCGACGATGCGGTGGCCGGAACGCAATTGATCCCGCAAGGTGGCGAGTGCGCGGCTGTCGCGGTGGGTGCCGGGCTCGATCCAGATCACCGCGGCGGCGCGTTCGACGAGCGCGAGCAGTTGGGCGCGAGCATCGTCGGGCAGCTCGTTGAGCACATGACTGATCACCAGCAAACCGATGGGCTGGCCCGTATCGGTAAACTCCGATACCTCGATCGAGGGAAACTGTTCGCGGGCGCGTGTAGCCGAAAACGTGCGTGCAAGGGGCGAGTGATCCCACACGGCAAGTGCCGAAAACCGGTCTGCGCCGAAGGCGGACATTGCGCGCCGGCCGGCGACACCACTGCCGCAGCCCCAATCGAGGAGCAGGCCGCCGGCGGGCGGACTCCAGTGACGCAGGCGAAGTTCGCCGAGCAGCGCGTCCCATTTCCAACCGATGCGTTCAGCATAGGTGACATCGTAATTGGACAAATCGGAAAGTGACTCCCAGTAGGGGCCGTTGGCGGCCGAGCCAGTGAGAAAGCCTTCGCGCAGGCGGTCGAGCGCGACCCAGTCGAGTTGCTCTGAGTTCATGGCGCGGTTTGGAGGTAGGACAAAATCAAGGGCTCATGATTTGAGGGTTTGCGCCGCGGCGTCAAAGCGCATGAGTAGAAACGCTCATCAGAATTGGTCGGCGAGCCTATCACCCCTATGAAACCCATGCGCTACCTCCAAGGACTGTCTCTGGTGTTAATCGTTTCCCTGAATGTGTGTGCTCAAGAGGCGCAACCCTTGGTCGACGCCGCGGCGAAATTGTATGCGGAGTGCCAGACCTACTCGATCGAACTGGATAATCGAATCGTCCAGTTGAAATCGGCGCCGGGAGCAGACGGACAGGCGGCTCAGTTGGAGGTGATTTCCACGGAGTATCGCCGGCTGAATCTCAAGGTGCAGCGTCCCTATGGTTACTGGTTGATGGCGCAATTGTGGCGGGATGGATCCGCCTCGCGCCCGAATGCTGCAAACGGCGCGGTGGCTTTCTCGGTCGTTTCGCGGTCGGACGATGCCTTGCCGCGACAAGGCGTGGTCGAGGGCGGCACATTCAAGATTTTGCTGGCTCCGGCCGAGCAGTTTAACGCGATGGCCAACACCCGTCTGGGCCCACAGGCGATGGAGGATCCAGTGTTGCGATATTTTCACGCGCATCGGACGGAGCCGGAAAAGAACATGTCTCTCGGTTTGACCGAGGCTGATGTGATCGGTCGTGAAACGATCAATGGGAAAACGTGTTTTCGCATCATCGGAAAAACGGGCAACGGACACTCGGTCATGCTCTGGATTGACCGGGAATCCTCTTTGGTTGCGCGTTCGGTCATCTGGTATCCCGGCACCGATTCAGAATCGGGGCTGAAAATGCTGACGGTGATCGAAGCCTTTTATAACCAGCAAAAGATCAATCCGGGTTTTGCGCCGGCCGATTTTTCGATTGGAAAATCGACGGGGAGCGGACGGGTTTCAGCCCAACAAATGGGGTTTGGGGAGACGGCTGATTTGTTGAAGTTGACGGAAATTTCGGCGCGATAGCACGCTGTGTGCGGCTAAGGAATCGGGGATTTGATTTAGTGATGGCGCACTCTGAATAATCGTTCTTATTGGGCCGGATTAAGTAATAAGCCGCTTATTACTCATTATCCCATGCGCATCTTACCCTTTTGCTGTCTTTTGGCGTTCGGTTTTGCATGCAGCGGTCTCAGCGCGCAGACGGCACAGGAAATCGTCGACAAGGCATTCCTGAACTATGATCAGATGCCCGGGTATTCTGCGCAGCTGAACAGCCGGCGGGTCACGGTGATGCTGGCTCCGCAAAAGCAAGGTGAGGAAACGAGATTCGATGTGCGGATGGTTCAATATATCCGTCTCGAGCTTAAGTGGCGCAAACCGGAGGATTGGCTGGTCATCAAGACCACGGGTGTGGAAGCCACCAACAACAGTGGTGGCAGCAGTTCTTTTTCCGCCGTGGCCCGAAACGGAGCCGGTGCCGTGCAGACCAGCTACTATGAACAGTATGGAGGCAACAAGGTGGTTACGCGGACGCTGGCGGCCAATCAATTGTCCAGCCAGCTGAACAATATTTTGAACGGCATGGTCGACTCGCCGGTGATCAAGCAGCTGCGTGTCACGTCCGGTGATTCGGGCAACATCGCGTGGGGCTTGCTGGAGCTGGAGTTGAAAGGGGAGGATGCCGCTCAAGGTCGATCCGCGTATCGGATCATGGCGCGCAATGTATCCGGAGCCGAGCTCATGCTCTGGATCGACAAGGAGAACTTTGCCTTGCTGCGCACGCTTTCGGTGAGACGCGGCGGTTCATCTTATGGCTATCGTCCGCCGGGAAGTTTTGGTTCACCTCAGGATCCCAACCTGGCGGCACGGGTTTTCACCTTCGAGGAAACGCTTTACCTTCAACAGCAGTTTAATCCCAACCTCAACGCGGCGGCTTTTGCCGTCCCGACCACCGGGCGTCCGGAATCGTTGCTCGGGGAGAAGTCAGGATTCGCCGGCATTGGCGAACTGGTTAAATGGGCGCCGGTTTCAGCTTCCACGGAAGTGCCGGGGCAAACTCCCGCAGTCGCACCGGCGGTCAATCCGGCGGCGGTGGTGGCTCCTGCCGTGGTCGAGCAAGCGCTGACGCCGAGGCAAATGTCGGGAATTGTTTTGATCGAAGGCGATGAAAGCACCGCGAGCGGTTTCATGACGAAGATCAAGGGCGTGGATTTCGTGGTCACCAATCTGCACGTGTTGGGCGGCAATAAAAAATTCACATTGAGAACCTTGAGCGGGCAGGAGCTGCCCGTGCTGGGTATTTTCGGCGCCGCGGGAATCGACATCGCCATTCTGCGTATTGGAACCGGCGAGGGGGATTTAAAGCTCACCGAGGACGTGTTTAAATCGTCCAAGATCGGCAACAAAGTGGTCGTGGTGGGTAACCGGCTGGGTGGAGGCGTGGCCACCCAAACTGCCGGGAGCATCGTGGGTATCGGGCCGACGCGCATTGAGGTGAGTGCCAATTTCGAGTCGGGCAACAGCGGCAGTCCCATTGTGGATTTGACGACCAATGAAGTCGTCGGCGTGGCGACTTATGCCGAGACGCGGCGCATTCGCATCGAAGACGGTTCCGCCGCGGGTAGAACATCCAACGTTGAGAAACGCTGGTTTGGATATCGCATCGATGGCGTGACGAAATGGGAGTCGATCGACCTAGCCAAGTGGAACGCCCAAGCCGGACGGATTGATAAATTCAGGGAGACCTCGGAGGCGTTGCACGCCGTGA
This portion of the Rariglobus hedericola genome encodes:
- a CDS encoding PulJ/GspJ family protein, translated to MRTQNFIRSANRSNSTSKLGFTLIELLVAIGVTALLVSLMLGIVTNITSGWNRSSGSLESGNQARLVLDQMAGDLQAAVIKRDTNAWLAATVQTTGPGWTAGGTNTFSIPSGVPPKLEDYRFGPYGVWLRFISTVPGSNADLANLSAPRAISYQIIRLPVVLGSSEVRYQMFRAEVAPDVTFRVGYNLLDAKYNTTDDGGSLSVRLPAGSSVTRANVIANNVVDFGVRIYEGTTLKFPLSSTDAYLATTDTTKGSNIGFPDSIEVFVRILSSEGAQQLALFEAGTITGNWWDIVLANSRVYTRRVEIKSKSL
- a CDS encoding UDP-N-acetylmuramate--L-alanine ligase, which translates into the protein MKIYFMGICGTAMGNAALLARAAGHEVLGADTGVYPPMSTVLADAGITLHEGYDPARLQKLAPDLVVIGNAMSRGNPEVEWLLDTRALAFTSLPALLHDTVLKTRKNIVVCGTHGKTTTTSLTAFLLRENGRDPGFLIGGVPLDPPVGNHLGTAADPFVIEGDEYDSAFFDKRSKFIHYAPHVAVLNNLEFDHADIFRDLADVQRTFSHLTRIVPRNGFVVMNGDDENLKALGPLPWTRVVRVGTDAGNDVRITGFSETPAGVSFTLSWSGQPWETVTWTTPGLYNARNAAMAAVAAALCTEDGLQRTEDGRVRIGAGGRPLLSLAPLARFRGVKRRQEVLVSTPALTVIEDFGHHPTALAETLKSFRNRFPEAVITAVFEPRSNTARTNTLQAGFMTALALADDVYLGAVNRADKLKADERFDTEAVIAHVTAHGRRGTSGASNAEVLEKLVAATLPAMESKPRLVVFFSNGSFDGIIAKYATAARV
- a CDS encoding DUF1802 family protein, which translates into the protein MFPAFKEWHAIVEALGHGEQILVLRKGGISEGRGGFDAARAGRFWLFPTQFHAQADKTKPHAARFFGPATSSDTVVLSYFADIVHHTFLTDWPDVAALDSHHLWNEAAVREKFDWSQPPGVHAFVVRVHRLATPLILSLTADMGGCKSWIEVPADFSAQGSAPVLDDESFQARKALIGLR
- a CDS encoding small ribosomal subunit Rsm22 family protein, with product MNSEQLDWVALDRLREGFLTGSAANGPYWESLSDLSNYDVTYAERIGWKWDALLGELRLRHWSPPAGGLLLDWGCGSGVAGRRAMSAFGADRFSALAVWDHSPLARTFSATRAREQFPSIEVSEFTDTGQPIGLLVISHVLNELPDDARAQLLALVERAAAVIWIEPGTHRDSRALATLRDQLRSGHRIVAPCTHREDCPLFQAANERDWCHFFAHAPAGIQNDSNWVRFSHRAGLDLRSQAYSCLVLDRSELPVFTTPPSTQPARLLGRVEVFKPYARFLACDNAGLHLLELSKRTDSALVKRLDRNPPVPLYALAHEGRRVTAITQLVADESSESTPSDEGHPDA
- a CDS encoding DUF2092 domain-containing protein, translated to MKPMRYLQGLSLVLIVSLNVCAQEAQPLVDAAAKLYAECQTYSIELDNRIVQLKSAPGADGQAAQLEVISTEYRRLNLKVQRPYGYWLMAQLWRDGSASRPNAANGAVAFSVVSRSDDALPRQGVVEGGTFKILLAPAEQFNAMANTRLGPQAMEDPVLRYFHAHRTEPEKNMSLGLTEADVIGRETINGKTCFRIIGKTGNGHSVMLWIDRESSLVARSVIWYPGTDSESGLKMLTVIEAFYNQQKINPGFAPADFSIGKSTGSGRVSAQQMGFGETADLLKLTEISAR
- a CDS encoding S1 family peptidase, producing the protein MRILPFCCLLAFGFACSGLSAQTAQEIVDKAFLNYDQMPGYSAQLNSRRVTVMLAPQKQGEETRFDVRMVQYIRLELKWRKPEDWLVIKTTGVEATNNSGGSSSFSAVARNGAGAVQTSYYEQYGGNKVVTRTLAANQLSSQLNNILNGMVDSPVIKQLRVTSGDSGNIAWGLLELELKGEDAAQGRSAYRIMARNVSGAELMLWIDKENFALLRTLSVRRGGSSYGYRPPGSFGSPQDPNLAARVFTFEETLYLQQQFNPNLNAAAFAVPTTGRPESLLGEKSGFAGIGELVKWAPVSASTEVPGQTPAVAPAVNPAAVVAPAVVEQALTPRQMSGIVLIEGDESTASGFMTKIKGVDFVVTNLHVLGGNKKFTLRTLSGQELPVLGIFGAAGIDIAILRIGTGEGDLKLTEDVFKSSKIGNKVVVVGNRLGGGVATQTAGSIVGIGPTRIEVSANFESGNSGSPIVDLTTNEVVGVATYAETRRIRIEDGSAAGRTSNVEKRWFGYRIDGVTKWESIDLAKWNAQAGRIDKFRETSEALHAVIRFDFKTARQHPRLTSIVDGFENRYRAAGVNSLVAATEVKDLFRVIRTISDDGMRDLSSGDYYDYYRTCLYWENSISSQLDYRKAIIEVLKKYEANSSLYLSRMRSGNQ